One Sphaerisporangium krabiense DNA segment encodes these proteins:
- a CDS encoding M20/M25/M40 family metallo-hydrolase yields MTPEETGTGNAGASEGFHYLEAIEKSITAQMPRAVDELMRLVSIPSVAFPGHPEEPVLAAAAATEELLRSTGLPHVRRIPVEGSFPAVYAEAPAPPGAPTVLLYAHYDVQPAGDPALWRTPPFEPTLIDGRLYGRGAADDKSGIMAHVLALRAFQGRFPVGIKVIIEGQEEYAGERLEEFVERNPDLLRADAIIVADVGNPAVGEPAVTTSLRGLAAFTIEVRTLKESLHSGSFGGAAPDALAALIRMLASLHDDRGDVRVPGLPRGIFPGAGPEEHGFRQAAGVLDGASLVGSGSLADRLWSSYAITVTGLDVPSVNGAINAVQAVARARVTVRVPPAGDPGKAAADVLDYLRSVAPWGVQVSVTDQVLGSGYLADGGGRARAALNRALERAYGRTPRDIGAGGSIPLVSTLAKQFPAAEILLFGAEDEAAAIHAPNERLVLDELRRTAIAEALFLADYAAF; encoded by the coding sequence GTGACTCCTGAGGAAACCGGTACCGGGAACGCAGGGGCCTCCGAGGGCTTCCACTACCTGGAGGCCATCGAGAAATCCATCACGGCACAGATGCCGAGGGCCGTCGACGAGTTGATGCGGCTCGTCTCCATCCCCTCGGTCGCCTTCCCCGGCCACCCCGAGGAGCCCGTGCTCGCCGCCGCCGCGGCCACCGAGGAACTGCTGCGCAGCACCGGCCTTCCCCACGTGCGGCGCATCCCCGTCGAGGGCAGCTTCCCGGCCGTGTACGCCGAGGCGCCCGCTCCCCCGGGCGCGCCCACCGTCCTGCTGTACGCGCACTACGACGTGCAGCCCGCCGGGGACCCGGCGCTGTGGCGCACGCCCCCGTTCGAGCCCACCCTGATCGACGGGCGGCTCTACGGGCGCGGCGCGGCCGACGACAAGTCGGGCATCATGGCGCACGTCCTCGCGCTGCGCGCCTTCCAGGGCCGCTTCCCGGTGGGCATCAAGGTCATCATCGAGGGCCAGGAGGAGTACGCCGGCGAGCGCCTGGAGGAGTTCGTCGAGCGGAACCCCGACCTGCTGCGCGCCGACGCCATCATCGTGGCCGACGTCGGCAACCCCGCCGTGGGCGAGCCCGCGGTCACCACCTCGCTGCGGGGCCTGGCGGCGTTCACGATCGAGGTGCGCACGCTGAAGGAGTCCCTGCACAGCGGCTCGTTCGGCGGCGCGGCCCCCGACGCCCTCGCCGCGTTGATCCGCATGTTGGCGAGCCTGCACGACGACAGGGGCGACGTCCGCGTGCCCGGCCTGCCGCGCGGCATCTTCCCCGGCGCGGGGCCCGAGGAGCACGGGTTCCGCCAGGCCGCCGGAGTGCTGGACGGCGCCTCGCTGGTCGGCTCCGGCTCGCTGGCCGACCGTCTGTGGTCGTCCTACGCGATCACGGTCACCGGTCTCGACGTGCCGAGCGTGAACGGCGCGATCAACGCCGTCCAGGCGGTGGCGCGGGCCCGCGTGACGGTCCGCGTCCCTCCGGCGGGCGACCCGGGCAAGGCCGCCGCCGACGTGCTGGACTACCTGCGCAGCGTCGCGCCGTGGGGCGTCCAGGTGTCCGTCACCGACCAGGTGCTCGGCTCGGGCTACCTGGCCGACGGCGGCGGCCGGGCGCGCGCCGCGCTGAACCGCGCGCTGGAGCGGGCGTACGGGCGCACGCCGCGCGACATCGGCGCGGGCGGCTCGATCCCGCTGGTGTCCACGCTGGCCAAGCAGTTCCCCGCGGCCGAGATCCTGCTGTTCGGCGCCGAGGACGAGGCCGCCGCGATCCACGCGCCGAACGAGCGGCTGGTCCTGGACGAGCTGCGCCGCACGGCGATCGCCGAGGCCCTGTTCCTGGCGGACTACGCCGCCTTCTGA
- a CDS encoding YbaB/EbfC family nucleoid-associated protein produces MVYGLHPDPAAWRDGDIDQDAERAARVLAWARDAEEELAAIVGEGEAGDGRVRVTTTADGLVREVVFAPRATRADSRTLAEELLLAVGRAQDDAERKARDLVAGALGEILPAGAPGPETVEEECRRLLRCFTRP; encoded by the coding sequence ATGGTGTACGGCTTGCACCCCGATCCCGCCGCCTGGCGGGACGGCGACATCGACCAGGACGCCGAGCGGGCGGCGCGCGTCCTCGCGTGGGCGCGGGACGCCGAGGAGGAGCTCGCCGCGATCGTCGGCGAGGGCGAGGCCGGGGACGGCCGCGTCCGCGTCACCACGACGGCGGACGGCCTGGTGCGCGAGGTGGTCTTCGCGCCGCGCGCCACGCGCGCGGACAGCCGCACCCTGGCCGAGGAACTGCTGCTCGCGGTCGGCCGCGCCCAGGACGACGCCGAGCGCAAGGCCCGCGACCTCGTCGCCGGCGCGCTCGGCGAGATCCTGCCCGCCGGCGCGCCGGGCCCGGAGACGGTCGAGGAGGAGTGCCGCCGCCTGCTCCGCTGCTTCACCCGCCCCTGA
- a CDS encoding YbaB/EbfC family nucleoid-associated protein — MSSPSPTPWTDDLEHLELIVRGAEDALRGLMEAQDEIARVTGEGEGADGLMSVAADGRGRLTSVRFDPRVMRLSPEELGREALAAISRAQDAAGRRARDIAARAAERAAPLPEALDERFVRQRVERIAREAG, encoded by the coding sequence GTGTCGTCACCGTCGCCGACCCCGTGGACCGACGACCTCGAACACCTGGAGCTGATCGTCCGCGGCGCCGAGGACGCCCTGCGCGGCCTCATGGAGGCGCAGGACGAGATCGCCCGGGTCACCGGGGAGGGCGAGGGCGCGGACGGCCTCATGTCGGTGGCCGCCGACGGCCGGGGGCGGCTCACGTCCGTCCGGTTCGACCCGCGCGTCATGCGGCTGAGCCCCGAGGAGCTGGGCCGGGAGGCGCTGGCGGCGATCAGCCGGGCGCAGGACGCCGCGGGCCGGCGCGCCCGGGACATCGCCGCGCGGGCGGCGGAGCGCGCCGCGCCGCTCCCCGAGGCGCTCGACGAGCGCTTCGTCCGTCAGCGGGTCGAGCGGATCGCCCGCGAGGCCGGATGA
- a CDS encoding DUF4258 domain-containing protein yields the protein MDVMLPPWAATVLNLAGVPWPNIRESELRAEAQAWRDLGRLSGTAAQGADGTVLRTSGTYQGASATALSGHWDRTGGGGHLGLAAHATRYAPVLLDGAATVVTGTKIAIISQAAVAAVRLASAMLAGGPLALGTATATVLATRYAMARILREAGEGGARVLAPGLTRRVTEPLANILRSARGPGGGPALAGAGGRVATPRGFGAPGRGGNPLDDLMMTMGRGKKGGGGGTSGHARKRQSQRGISDDMVQQAIATGRQVPGKTADTVVHLGRHVAVVRNKKTGKIITTYRR from the coding sequence ATGGACGTGATGCTGCCCCCGTGGGCCGCGACCGTCCTCAACCTGGCCGGGGTGCCCTGGCCGAACATCCGCGAGAGCGAGCTGCGCGCGGAGGCGCAGGCGTGGCGCGACCTCGGCCGCCTCTCCGGCACCGCGGCGCAGGGCGCGGACGGGACCGTCCTGCGCACCTCGGGGACCTACCAGGGAGCGTCCGCGACGGCCCTGTCCGGCCACTGGGACAGGACGGGCGGCGGCGGGCACCTGGGCCTCGCCGCGCACGCGACCCGCTACGCGCCCGTGCTGCTGGACGGCGCCGCGACCGTCGTCACCGGCACCAAGATCGCGATCATCTCGCAGGCGGCGGTCGCCGCCGTGCGGCTCGCGTCCGCCATGCTCGCCGGCGGCCCCCTGGCGCTCGGGACGGCCACCGCGACCGTGCTGGCCACGCGGTACGCCATGGCGAGGATCCTGCGCGAGGCCGGCGAGGGCGGAGCCCGGGTGCTCGCCCCCGGCCTCACCCGCCGGGTCACCGAGCCGCTGGCGAACATCCTCAGGAGCGCGCGCGGCCCGGGCGGCGGGCCGGCCCTCGCCGGGGCCGGGGGCCGGGTGGCCACGCCGCGGGGGTTCGGCGCGCCGGGGCGTGGCGGGAACCCGCTGGACGACCTCATGATGACGATGGGGCGCGGCAAGAAGGGCGGCGGTGGCGGCACCTCCGGGCACGCGCGCAAGCGCCAGAGCCAGCGAGGCATCAGCGACGACATGGTGCAGCAGGCCATCGCGACCGGGCGGCAGGTTCCCGGGAAGACCGCCGACACGGTGGTGCACCTCGGCCGTCATGTCGCCGTCGTCAGGAACAAGAAGACCGGCAAGATCATCACGACGTACCGCCGATAG
- a CDS encoding DUF2283 domain-containing protein yields MRIEYDEENDVAYVYLVDHIGQGEAETQVLVDADALRGEAILDLDAQGLLLGIEIIGASQVLRPELLAQAHDPEEL; encoded by the coding sequence GTGCGGATCGAATACGACGAGGAGAACGACGTCGCGTACGTCTACCTGGTCGACCACATCGGCCAGGGCGAGGCCGAGACACAGGTCCTCGTCGATGCCGACGCCCTGCGGGGCGAGGCCATCCTGGACCTGGACGCCCAGGGCCTGCTGCTCGGCATCGAGATCATCGGCGCCTCCCAGGTGCTGCGCCCCGAGCTGCTCGCCCAGGCCCACGACCCCGAGGAGCTCTGA
- a CDS encoding LysR family transcriptional regulator yields the protein MLDILRLRVLDAVARTGSVTAAARELNYSQPSVSHHLARLEAETGAVLIRRAGRGVRLTEAGRLLADRAAEIIGRLDSASAELAAHVGMRAGRVRLAAFPSALGTFVPAAAVRLARAHPGLDLRLAEAEPPEALAMLRAGRADVAVTFHHGRQDLAEDGGVRLTPLFEDPTLLVTAGAADPAARDAGNDVPAAYAGAKWIAGCDRCRGHLLDLCAAAGFEPAVAFTTDDYVAVQAMVAAGLGVTVLPALALSAHRHPGVRVTALPGASRRVFAATYGEPPDPPATTALLEALREAAAAR from the coding sequence ATGCTCGACATCCTGCGGCTACGCGTCCTCGACGCCGTGGCCAGGACCGGCTCGGTCACGGCGGCGGCAAGAGAGCTGAACTACTCACAGCCGTCGGTCAGCCACCACCTCGCCCGGCTGGAGGCCGAGACGGGCGCCGTCCTGATCCGGCGCGCGGGCCGTGGCGTCCGGCTCACCGAGGCGGGCCGGCTGCTCGCCGACCGCGCCGCCGAGATCATCGGACGGCTCGACTCGGCCTCGGCCGAGCTGGCGGCGCACGTCGGCATGCGGGCGGGCCGGGTCAGGCTCGCGGCGTTCCCCTCCGCGCTCGGCACGTTCGTCCCCGCGGCCGCCGTCCGGCTGGCGCGCGCCCATCCCGGCCTGGACCTGCGGCTGGCCGAGGCCGAGCCGCCCGAGGCGCTCGCCATGCTGCGGGCGGGCCGGGCCGACGTGGCGGTGACGTTCCACCACGGCCGCCAGGACCTCGCCGAGGACGGCGGCGTCCGCCTCACGCCCCTCTTCGAGGATCCGACCCTCCTCGTGACGGCGGGCGCGGCGGATCCCGCGGCCCGTGACGCGGGGAACGACGTGCCGGCCGCGTACGCCGGGGCCAAGTGGATCGCCGGGTGCGACCGCTGCCGCGGCCACCTGCTCGACCTGTGCGCCGCGGCGGGCTTCGAGCCCGCCGTCGCGTTCACGACCGACGACTACGTGGCCGTGCAGGCCATGGTCGCGGCCGGTCTCGGGGTCACGGTGCTGCCCGCCCTGGCCCTGTCCGCGCACCGGCACCCGGGCGTGCGGGTGACCGCGCTGCCCGGGGCGTCCCGGCGGGTCTTCGCCGCGACCTACGGCGAGCCTCCCGACCCGCCCGCCACCACGGCCCTGCTGGAGGCGCTGCGCGAGGCCGCCGCGGCCCGGTGA
- a CDS encoding threonine ammonia-lyase has product MTATPPSITAVLDAARLVSAHLPRTPMWSYPVLNERLGAEVHVKHENVQPTGAFKVRGGINLLARLPRSRRERGVLAYSTGNHAQSIAYAARLFGAPCTIVMPENPNEAKVAAVRALGATVEIKGATMVEAGEHAAALAGERGLHLVGVADDPDLIAGVGSLYLEMLTERPDLDVIVVPVGAGTGASAACLVTRAVAPRCRVVAVQSAGAPAAHDSWREGRLVRRPVRTAADGLATGSAFALPQEILRGLDDFVLVSDDDIRAAQWLLLSEAHTLAEMAGAAPPAALLARKDAFAGLKVGLVCTGGNAGPAELRRVLA; this is encoded by the coding sequence GTGACCGCCACGCCTCCGTCCATCACCGCCGTCCTCGACGCGGCCCGCCTGGTCTCCGCCCACCTGCCGCGGACCCCGATGTGGTCCTACCCCGTGCTCAACGAGCGGCTCGGCGCGGAGGTCCACGTCAAGCACGAGAACGTCCAGCCCACCGGCGCCTTCAAGGTGCGCGGCGGCATCAACCTGCTCGCCCGGTTGCCGCGGTCCCGGCGCGAGCGCGGGGTGCTCGCCTACTCGACCGGCAACCACGCCCAGTCCATCGCCTACGCGGCGCGCCTGTTCGGCGCGCCGTGCACGATCGTGATGCCGGAGAACCCGAACGAGGCCAAGGTCGCGGCCGTGCGCGCCCTGGGGGCCACCGTCGAGATCAAGGGCGCCACCATGGTCGAGGCGGGCGAGCACGCGGCCGCGCTCGCCGGGGAGCGCGGCCTGCATCTGGTCGGCGTCGCCGACGACCCGGACCTGATCGCCGGGGTCGGCTCGCTCTACCTGGAGATGCTCACCGAGCGGCCCGACCTGGACGTGATCGTCGTGCCCGTGGGGGCGGGCACGGGGGCCTCGGCGGCGTGCCTGGTGACGCGGGCCGTCGCGCCGCGCTGCCGGGTCGTCGCGGTGCAGTCCGCGGGCGCGCCCGCCGCGCACGATTCCTGGCGCGAGGGACGGCTGGTGCGGCGACCGGTGCGGACCGCCGCCGACGGACTGGCCACGGGCTCCGCCTTCGCCCTGCCTCAGGAGATCCTGCGCGGGCTGGACGACTTCGTGCTGGTCTCCGACGACGACATCAGGGCCGCCCAGTGGCTGCTGCTCAGCGAGGCGCACACGCTGGCCGAGATGGCCGGCGCCGCGCCGCCGGCGGCGCTCCTCGCCCGGAAGGACGCGTTCGCGGGCCTCAAGGTGGGCCTGGTCTGCACGGGCGGCAACGCCGGGCCGGCCGAGCTGCGGCGCGTCCTGGCCTGA
- a CDS encoding LysE family translocator, which translates to MPSVTTLAVFAAAALALLLVPGPAVVYIVTRSVAQGRSAGLVSVAGVHTGSAVHVVAAALGLSALLAASATAFTLVKYLGAAYLVWLGLRKLLSRPGGEAERVTRPASRPRLFTEGFVVNVLNPKTAIFFLAFLPQFADPARGPVAAQIALLGAIWIVLGMASDGTYALLSAALAGRLRRSATATRRLDVASGLVYLGLGAVAALAGDGPRKA; encoded by the coding sequence ATGCCATCCGTCACCACGCTCGCGGTGTTCGCCGCGGCGGCGCTCGCGCTGCTGCTCGTGCCAGGTCCCGCCGTCGTCTACATCGTCACCCGCAGCGTGGCGCAGGGCCGCTCGGCCGGGCTGGTCTCGGTGGCGGGCGTCCACACCGGCTCGGCCGTCCACGTGGTGGCCGCCGCGCTCGGGCTGAGCGCGCTGCTGGCCGCGTCGGCCACGGCCTTCACGCTGGTGAAGTACCTGGGCGCGGCCTATCTGGTGTGGCTCGGGCTGCGCAAGCTCCTCTCCCGGCCCGGCGGCGAGGCCGAGCGGGTGACGCGCCCGGCGTCCCGGCCGCGGCTGTTCACGGAGGGGTTCGTCGTCAACGTGCTCAACCCCAAGACCGCGATCTTCTTCCTGGCCTTCCTGCCGCAGTTCGCCGACCCGGCGCGCGGCCCGGTGGCGGCGCAGATCGCGCTGCTCGGCGCGATCTGGATCGTCCTCGGCATGGCCAGCGACGGCACGTACGCGCTGCTGTCGGCCGCGCTCGCCGGCCGCCTGCGCCGCTCCGCGACCGCCACGCGGCGGCTCGACGTGGCGAGCGGCCTCGTCTACCTCGGCCTCGGCGCGGTGGCCGCCCTCGCCGGAGACGGCCCCCGCAAGGCGTGA
- a CDS encoding acyl-CoA synthetase, whose amino-acid sequence MEFNHADLFEGLADAIGDRVAVVCGERRLTFAELDAHANRLAHYLAERGVRPGAHVGLQLYNGVEHIAALLAVLKIRAVPVNVNYRYVERELVYLYTDSDIAALLYDVDFDDRVAAAAPRCPRLATLVAVGGPTRVAGAVPYERALAGRPDGRDGFPRRSGDDLYIIYTGGTTGMPKGVMWRTRDLFAAFGGGNPFGPPLTEPRQVVETASGSRGVVMMPAAPLAHGAAQMATFITWWMGGTVVYTRRFDAVEVLRAIEREKVFGVTITGDAMARPLADAIAGGAYDLSSLTAISSTGAILSGAVRERLGELLPHVLIRDGFGSTESGFTAAAVPGSSPESGLRYRPLGAATLAVLDDALRPVRPGSGEVGTLATAGNIAVGYYNDPEKTARAFVTDAAGTRWLLTGDLATVEEDGAILVFGRGSQCINSGGAKVFAEEVEAVLKGHPEVFDAVVTGVPDERWGSRVAAVVEPRRGAAPTAGELDAYCRGRLSGYKVPRTYAFVENLVRSPSGKADYRWAGAVATSA is encoded by the coding sequence ATGGAGTTCAACCACGCCGACCTCTTCGAGGGACTGGCCGACGCGATCGGCGACCGGGTCGCCGTGGTCTGCGGCGAGCGCCGCCTCACCTTCGCCGAGCTCGACGCGCACGCCAACCGCCTCGCCCACTACCTGGCCGAGCGCGGCGTGCGCCCCGGCGCGCACGTCGGCCTCCAGCTCTACAACGGCGTCGAGCACATCGCGGCGCTGCTCGCCGTCCTCAAGATCAGGGCGGTCCCCGTCAACGTCAACTACCGGTACGTCGAACGCGAGCTGGTCTACCTCTACACCGACTCCGACATCGCCGCACTGCTGTACGACGTGGACTTCGACGACCGCGTGGCCGCGGCCGCGCCCCGCTGCCCGAGGCTCGCCACCCTCGTCGCCGTCGGAGGGCCCACGCGCGTCGCCGGGGCCGTCCCGTACGAGCGGGCGCTGGCCGGGCGGCCGGACGGGCGCGACGGTTTCCCCCGCCGGTCCGGGGACGACCTCTACATCATCTACACCGGCGGCACCACCGGCATGCCCAAGGGCGTCATGTGGCGGACCAGGGACCTGTTCGCGGCGTTCGGCGGCGGCAACCCGTTCGGCCCGCCGCTCACCGAGCCGCGCCAGGTCGTCGAGACCGCGAGCGGCTCGCGCGGGGTCGTCATGATGCCGGCGGCCCCGCTGGCGCACGGAGCCGCGCAGATGGCCACCTTCATCACCTGGTGGATGGGCGGGACCGTCGTCTACACGCGCAGGTTCGACGCCGTGGAGGTGCTGCGCGCGATCGAGCGCGAGAAGGTGTTCGGCGTCACCATCACCGGCGACGCCATGGCGCGGCCCCTCGCCGACGCGATCGCCGGCGGCGCCTACGACCTGTCGTCGCTGACGGCGATCAGCTCGACGGGGGCGATCCTCAGCGGCGCGGTGCGGGAACGGCTCGGCGAGCTGCTGCCGCACGTGCTGATCCGCGACGGTTTCGGCTCCACCGAGTCCGGCTTCACCGCCGCCGCCGTCCCCGGCTCGTCCCCGGAGTCCGGCCTGCGGTACCGGCCCCTCGGGGCCGCGACGCTGGCCGTGCTCGACGACGCGCTGCGGCCGGTGCGGCCCGGCTCGGGGGAGGTCGGGACGCTCGCCACGGCGGGGAACATCGCCGTCGGCTACTACAACGACCCCGAGAAGACGGCGCGCGCCTTCGTCACCGACGCGGCGGGCACGCGGTGGCTGCTCACCGGCGACCTCGCCACGGTCGAGGAGGACGGCGCGATCCTGGTGTTCGGGCGCGGGTCCCAGTGCATCAACAGCGGCGGCGCGAAGGTCTTCGCCGAGGAGGTCGAGGCCGTGCTCAAGGGCCACCCCGAGGTGTTCGACGCCGTCGTCACCGGGGTGCCCGACGAGCGCTGGGGCAGCAGGGTGGCCGCCGTGGTCGAGCCGCGCCGGGGCGCCGCGCCGACCGCCGGCGAACTGGACGCCTACTGCCGGGGCCGCCTGTCGGGGTACAAGGTGCCGCGCACGTACGCGTTCGTGGAGAACCTGGTGCGCTCCCCGTCCGGCAAGGCCGACTACCGCTGGGCCGGGGCCGTCGCCACATCCGCGTGA
- a CDS encoding acyl-CoA synthetase — MGSLGFWRLAEADPEWIAAVDPDGTRHAAGDLLTRADRLVHALRALGLRTGDGFCGLVPNGVDGLTLYLAALRAGWYYTPVNWHFTGPEIAHIVADSEAKALFVHERHAAEGTRGAGPVAPDRRFSFGDIPGFRPVAELTGGHPGTPPPGRTAGATMHYTSGTTGRPKGVRRPLSGLDPDDAAEMTTALLTMFGVTSGRPNVHLVTSPAYHTAVTLFSGTALHMGHTLVYMDEWDAEEMLRRCAAYRVTSSHMVPTHFKHLLSLPEEVRRAHDLSSMRWIIHAAAPCPVPVKRAMLDWWGDRVYEYYAATEGGGAIATPEDWRKHPGTVGRAWPFSALLVADDEGRPVPAGVHGTVYMKLGRGGFAYKGDPGKTRENRLVREDGEYFTVGDVGHLDEDGFLFLHDRKADVIISGGANIYPAEIENELMVHPKVADVAVFGVPDEEWGERVKAVVEPLPGAEPGPELAAELLRSLEGRVARMKWPRSIDFVEAMPRDPSGKLLKRKLRDPYWAGRDRAI; from the coding sequence ATGGGATCGCTCGGCTTCTGGAGGCTCGCGGAGGCGGACCCGGAATGGATCGCGGCGGTCGACCCCGACGGCACGCGGCACGCCGCCGGCGACCTGCTCACCCGCGCCGACCGGCTCGTCCACGCGCTGCGCGCCCTCGGACTGAGGACGGGGGACGGCTTCTGCGGGCTCGTGCCGAACGGCGTCGACGGCCTCACGCTCTACCTCGCGGCCCTGCGGGCGGGCTGGTACTACACGCCGGTCAACTGGCACTTCACCGGACCCGAGATCGCCCACATCGTCGCCGACAGCGAGGCCAAGGCGCTCTTCGTCCACGAACGGCACGCCGCCGAGGGCACGCGCGGCGCCGGGCCCGTCGCCCCGGACCGGCGGTTCTCGTTCGGCGACATCCCCGGGTTCCGCCCGGTCGCGGAGCTGACCGGCGGGCATCCCGGCACCCCGCCGCCCGGGCGCACCGCCGGGGCCACCATGCACTACACCTCCGGCACGACGGGCAGGCCCAAGGGCGTCCGGCGCCCGCTGAGCGGCCTCGACCCCGACGACGCGGCGGAGATGACGACGGCGCTGCTCACGATGTTCGGCGTCACCTCCGGCAGGCCGAACGTCCACCTGGTCACCTCGCCCGCCTACCACACCGCGGTCACGCTGTTCAGCGGCACGGCCCTGCACATGGGGCACACCCTGGTCTACATGGATGAATGGGATGCCGAGGAGATGCTGCGGCGCTGCGCGGCGTACCGGGTGACCAGCTCCCACATGGTGCCCACGCACTTCAAGCACCTGCTGTCCCTGCCCGAGGAGGTCAGGCGCGCCCACGACCTGTCCTCGATGCGGTGGATCATCCACGCGGCGGCCCCCTGCCCCGTCCCGGTCAAGCGGGCCATGCTCGACTGGTGGGGCGACCGCGTGTACGAGTACTACGCGGCGACCGAGGGCGGCGGCGCGATCGCCACGCCCGAGGACTGGCGGAAGCACCCCGGCACGGTGGGCAGGGCGTGGCCGTTCAGCGCGCTGCTCGTCGCGGACGACGAGGGCCGCCCGGTCCCCGCGGGCGTCCACGGCACCGTCTACATGAAGCTCGGCAGGGGCGGCTTCGCCTACAAGGGCGACCCCGGCAAGACCCGCGAGAACCGGCTGGTCAGGGAGGACGGCGAGTACTTCACGGTCGGCGACGTCGGCCACCTGGACGAGGACGGCTTCCTGTTCCTCCACGACCGCAAGGCCGACGTGATCATCTCGGGCGGGGCCAACATCTACCCCGCCGAGATCGAGAACGAGCTGATGGTCCACCCGAAGGTGGCCGACGTCGCCGTGTTCGGCGTCCCGGACGAGGAGTGGGGCGAGCGGGTCAAGGCCGTCGTCGAGCCCCTGCCCGGCGCCGAGCCCGGCCCGGAACTCGCCGCCGAGCTCCTCCGGTCCCTTGAGGGCCGCGTCGCCCGGATGAAGTGGCCGCGCTCCATCGACTTCGTCGAGGCGATGCCGCGCGATCCGAGCGGCAAGCTGCTCAAGCGCAAGCTGCGCGACCCCTACTGGGCGGGCCGCGACCGTGCCATCTGA
- a CDS encoding LysR family transcriptional regulator, with the protein MDLELRHLKIVRAVAEAGSVTKAATQLGLAQPSLTAQLKRIERTLGGALFERDRNGARPTPLGQLVLTRARVLLPAVRELQEEAVRFANSYEGIPGFRIGATHGPILGGLVERLTAAHPNTPVSTSTSWSARELTSLVSAGRLDFALIGTCGDTPPPSAEAMIWSVVGTDPVFALLSERHPLAGEKELELASLADEGWAVAPGDGCFADCFAGACARAGFVPKTVYETDVATCLHLAKVGKAAVLCQATFELTAGLVMIPLVGAPLRWRHLLGWHSDSLAARAARAIAHHARDAHDDAIRRSAPYAEWLVRNPHFGTVP; encoded by the coding sequence ATGGATCTGGAGCTCCGACACCTCAAGATCGTGCGCGCGGTCGCTGAGGCCGGGAGCGTCACCAAGGCGGCCACCCAGTTAGGTCTGGCCCAGCCGTCACTAACCGCGCAGCTGAAACGCATCGAACGCACACTCGGCGGCGCTCTCTTCGAGCGCGACAGGAACGGCGCGCGCCCCACCCCCCTCGGTCAACTGGTCCTCACCCGGGCACGCGTCCTGCTGCCCGCCGTACGAGAACTCCAGGAAGAGGCGGTGCGGTTCGCCAACAGCTACGAGGGAATCCCCGGCTTCCGGATCGGCGCCACCCATGGCCCGATCCTCGGCGGCCTGGTGGAGCGCCTCACCGCCGCGCACCCGAACACCCCCGTCAGCACGAGCACGTCCTGGTCGGCGCGGGAGCTGACCTCGCTCGTCAGCGCCGGGCGGCTGGACTTCGCGCTCATCGGCACCTGCGGCGACACCCCGCCCCCCTCGGCCGAGGCGATGATCTGGAGCGTGGTGGGAACCGACCCCGTCTTCGCCCTGCTCAGCGAGCGCCACCCGCTCGCCGGGGAGAAGGAGCTGGAGCTGGCGAGCCTCGCCGACGAGGGATGGGCCGTGGCCCCCGGGGACGGCTGCTTCGCCGACTGCTTCGCGGGCGCGTGCGCCCGGGCCGGCTTCGTCCCCAAGACGGTGTACGAGACGGACGTGGCGACCTGCCTCCACCTGGCGAAGGTCGGCAAGGCCGCGGTGCTCTGCCAGGCGACGTTCGAGCTGACGGCGGGCCTGGTGATGATCCCGCTCGTGGGGGCGCCGCTGCGCTGGAGGCACCTGCTCGGCTGGCACTCCGACTCGCTCGCCGCCCGGGCCGCGCGGGCCATCGCGCACCACGCGCGGGACGCCCACGACGACGCCATCCGGCGCAGCGCGCCGTACGCCGAATGGTTGGTGCGTAATCCCCATTTTGGGACGGTTCCATAA